A region from the Candidatus Dormiibacterota bacterium genome encodes:
- a CDS encoding CTP synthase, which produces MAKYIFFTGGVVSSLGKGITASSLGRLLKARGISVSIQKLDPYINVDAGTMNPYQHGEVFVTEDGAETDLDLGHYERFIDENLLRANNVTTGQIYNSVIEKERRGDYLGATVQVIPHITNEIKAHIKRVAEASHADVCIVEVGGTVGDIESLPFLEAIRQMRYDVGDENVMFCHLTLVPHLGAAEELKTKPTQHSVRELRGIGISPDAIVCRTQSSVPMPIELKEKIALFCDVPPSAVVQNGDAKTIYQVPLNLEAEGLADAVVRKLGLATTRPQLDEWAKIVERIGHPLRRVTIALVGKYVELKDAYISINEALYHAGIFHQAEVEIRRIDSVVVENDGIDVLKGVDGILVAPGFGARGVNGKLRAIQYAREHKIPFLGICFGMQLACVEFARDVCGIPRAMSIEVDEATPDPVIDFMPDQRDLEIYGGTMRLGAYACQLEAGSLAAKAYGDLEISERHRHRYEFNNKYRATFEEHGMRFSGHHSVGKATLVEVVELPQSMHPWFVATQAHPEFKSRPNKPSPLYRDFVGAALVHEERMRGVHGQTAPHSTHSL; this is translated from the coding sequence ATGGCGAAGTATATTTTCTTTACTGGCGGCGTTGTGAGCTCGCTCGGTAAGGGCATCACCGCGTCCTCGCTCGGGCGGTTGCTGAAAGCGCGCGGAATCAGCGTATCGATCCAAAAATTGGATCCGTACATCAACGTCGACGCCGGCACCATGAACCCGTATCAACACGGGGAAGTCTTCGTCACCGAAGACGGCGCGGAAACCGATCTGGATCTTGGCCACTACGAGCGCTTCATCGATGAAAATCTGCTGCGCGCGAACAACGTCACGACCGGGCAAATCTACAATTCGGTCATCGAAAAAGAGCGCCGCGGCGACTATCTCGGCGCGACCGTTCAGGTGATCCCGCACATCACCAACGAAATCAAGGCGCACATCAAGCGCGTTGCCGAAGCGAGCCACGCCGACGTGTGCATCGTCGAGGTCGGCGGCACGGTCGGCGATATCGAATCGCTCCCGTTCCTAGAGGCGATTCGCCAAATGCGCTACGACGTCGGCGACGAGAACGTGATGTTCTGCCATCTCACGCTGGTGCCGCATTTGGGCGCCGCCGAAGAATTAAAGACCAAACCCACGCAGCATTCGGTGCGCGAGCTCCGTGGGATCGGCATCTCGCCGGACGCGATCGTCTGCCGGACGCAGTCCTCGGTGCCTATGCCGATCGAACTCAAGGAGAAGATCGCGCTCTTCTGCGACGTGCCGCCCAGCGCCGTCGTCCAGAACGGCGATGCGAAGACGATCTACCAAGTGCCGCTCAATCTGGAAGCTGAAGGGCTGGCAGATGCGGTGGTGCGCAAGCTCGGCCTGGCCACCACGCGTCCGCAACTCGACGAATGGGCGAAGATCGTCGAGCGGATCGGCCACCCGCTGCGCCGCGTCACCATCGCCTTGGTCGGCAAGTACGTCGAACTCAAAGATGCCTATATTTCGATCAACGAGGCCCTCTACCACGCCGGCATCTTCCATCAAGCCGAGGTTGAAATTCGGCGCATCGATTCGGTCGTCGTGGAGAACGACGGCATCGACGTCCTCAAGGGCGTCGACGGTATCCTCGTAGCGCCGGGGTTCGGAGCACGCGGCGTCAACGGCAAACTGCGTGCGATTCAGTACGCTCGCGAACACAAGATCCCATTCCTAGGCATCTGCTTCGGGATGCAACTCGCTTGTGTCGAGTTCGCTCGGGATGTGTGCGGTATCCCGCGCGCGATGTCGATCGAAGTCGACGAAGCCACGCCCGATCCGGTGATCGATTTCATGCCGGATCAACGCGACCTGGAGATCTACGGCGGAACCATGCGTCTGGGCGCCTACGCCTGCCAGCTCGAAGCGGGGAGCCTGGCCGCCAAGGCGTATGGAGACCTCGAGATCAGCGAGCGTCATCGCCATCGCTACGAGTTCAACAACAAGTATCGCGCGACGTTCGAAGAGCACGGGATGCGATTCTCGGGGCATCACTCGGTCGGTAAGGCGACGCTCGTGGAAGTCGTCGAACTCCCGCAATCGATGCATCCGTGGTTCGTTGCGACGCAGGCGCATCCCGAATTCAAATCGCGCCCCAACAAACCATCGCCGCTCTATCGCGATTTCGTCGGTGCGGCGCTCGTGCATGAAGAGCGCATGCGCGGCGTTCACGGCCAGACGGCCCCGCACAGCACGCACTCGCTCTGA
- the prmC gene encoding peptide chain release factor N(5)-glutamine methyltransferase, translated as MLGSDVPVTVGDSLAAAAERLGASSDSPRPDAQLLLAHALGTGRDWLIAHADARVDAHAGERFEGYVRRRSGGEPVAYILQTAWFYGREFTVGAAVLVPRPETEHLIDEALAHLGGARAKSPALLDIGLGSGAIACTLAAELPSARVTGTEISPEALEIARENARRLGVSSRCEFLLGDLATPVRGRRFDTILANLPYVATAQIAPAPDPVSFEPRLALDGGADGLGPYRRLLPELPALLEPGGLVLLEAAPASVAALAALASDAFPGGAVSIGLDYAGHERFVRVREA; from the coding sequence GTGCTCGGGTCGGACGTGCCCGTCACCGTCGGTGATAGCCTGGCTGCGGCGGCCGAGCGGCTGGGCGCGAGCAGCGATTCGCCGCGTCCCGACGCGCAGCTGTTGCTCGCGCATGCGCTGGGGACGGGCCGCGATTGGCTGATCGCGCACGCCGATGCACGCGTCGATGCGCACGCCGGCGAGCGGTTCGAGGGCTACGTGCGCAGACGTAGCGGCGGGGAGCCCGTCGCCTATATTCTCCAGACCGCGTGGTTCTACGGCCGCGAATTCACCGTCGGCGCGGCGGTGCTCGTACCGCGTCCGGAAACCGAGCATCTCATCGATGAAGCTCTGGCGCACCTAGGCGGCGCACGCGCCAAGTCCCCTGCACTTCTCGACATCGGCTTAGGCAGCGGAGCGATCGCGTGTACCCTCGCTGCGGAGCTACCGAGCGCGCGCGTTACCGGCACCGAAATCAGCCCCGAGGCGCTGGAGATCGCGCGCGAAAACGCGCGGCGGCTCGGCGTGTCATCGCGCTGCGAGTTTCTGCTCGGCGATTTGGCGACGCCGGTGCGCGGCCGGCGCTTCGATACGATCCTCGCGAATTTGCCGTACGTCGCAACCGCGCAGATCGCCCCCGCACCGGACCCGGTCAGCTTCGAGCCGCGCCTCGCCCTCGACGGCGGCGCCGACGGCCTCGGCCCGTACCGCAGGTTGCTACCGGAGCTCCCGGCATTGCTCGAACCGGGCGGCTTGGTGCTGTTGGAAGCGGCGCCGGCTTCGGTGGCGGCCCTGGCGGCCTTGGCCTCGGATGCGTTCCCGGGTGGGGCGGTCTCGATCGGCTTGGACTACGCGGGGCACGAACGGTTCGTCCGGGTGCGGGAAGCATAG
- the prfA gene encoding peptide chain release factor 1, translating into MAGLTGSVAARLDTMVRRFNEIEASLANTGGAFDQARFTALVKERASLEETVQAYSEYRKALDEIDANDALIAQTDDAEMRELAREESSALRERAEALEAELQLLMIPKDPNDDKDIFIEVRAGAGGDEAAIFAGDLARMYMRFAESKGMKVELVSESESDAGGYKEIVFGVRGDQPYRYFKYESGVHRVQRVPATEAQGRIHTSTATVAVLPQVDDDVEIEIKSTDLQVDTYKASGAGGQHVNKTESAIRITHVPSGIIVASQQERSQMQNREKAMTMLRSMLYERQQREKEEAMGSLRRSQVGSGDRSEKIRTYNYPQDRVTDHRINQNFGKIPAIMNGDIGHIVDELLKDERAKLLAGEATPA; encoded by the coding sequence ATGGCTGGATTAACCGGGAGCGTAGCGGCTCGCCTCGATACGATGGTGCGCCGCTTCAACGAAATTGAAGCGAGCCTCGCGAACACGGGCGGCGCATTCGATCAGGCGCGCTTTACCGCGTTGGTAAAAGAGCGCGCATCGCTCGAAGAGACCGTGCAGGCCTATTCCGAATATCGCAAAGCGCTCGACGAAATCGACGCGAACGACGCGCTGATCGCCCAAACCGACGATGCGGAGATGCGCGAACTCGCGCGCGAAGAATCGAGCGCGCTGCGCGAACGCGCCGAGGCGCTCGAAGCCGAGCTGCAGCTCCTGATGATCCCCAAGGATCCGAACGACGACAAGGACATCTTCATCGAGGTCCGGGCCGGAGCGGGCGGCGACGAAGCGGCAATCTTCGCGGGCGATCTGGCTCGCATGTACATGCGATTCGCCGAATCTAAAGGCATGAAGGTGGAACTCGTCTCGGAGAGCGAGAGCGACGCGGGCGGTTATAAAGAAATCGTCTTCGGCGTACGGGGCGACCAACCGTACCGCTACTTCAAATACGAGTCCGGCGTCCATCGCGTGCAACGCGTGCCGGCGACCGAGGCGCAGGGGCGCATCCACACCTCCACGGCGACGGTTGCGGTGCTGCCGCAAGTCGATGATGATGTGGAGATCGAGATCAAGTCGACCGATCTGCAGGTGGACACCTATAAGGCCAGCGGCGCGGGCGGCCAGCACGTCAACAAAACCGAATCGGCCATTCGCATCACGCACGTGCCCAGCGGCATTATCGTTGCCTCGCAACAAGAGCGCTCGCAGATGCAGAATCGTGAAAAAGCGATGACGATGCTGCGCTCGATGTTGTACGAACGCCAGCAGCGCGAAAAAGAAGAAGCGATGGGCTCGCTGCGGCGCAGCCAAGTTGGCAGCGGCGATCGTTCGGAGAAGATTCGGACCTACAATTATCCGCAAGATCGCGTGACCGATCACCGGATCAACCAAAATTTCGGAAAGATTCCGGCGATCATGAACGGCGACATCGGCCATATCGTCGACGAATTGCTCAAAGACGAGCGCGCGAAATTGCTCGCCGGCGAAGCGACCCCCGCGTAA
- the rpmE gene encoding 50S ribosomal protein L31, with translation MKQNIHPKWNTEARVHCACGSTFTTGSTLSDISVEICSACHPLFTGQQKLIDTAGRVDKFNQRAAAAKKKQEEAAVRNAERESKKVAVEA, from the coding sequence GTGAAACAGAATATCCACCCCAAATGGAACACCGAAGCTCGCGTCCATTGCGCGTGCGGTAGCACTTTTACGACCGGTTCGACGCTCTCGGACATCTCGGTTGAAATTTGCTCGGCTTGCCACCCGCTCTTTACCGGTCAGCAGAAGCTGATCGATACCGCGGGTCGCGTCGACAAATTCAACCAGCGTGCCGCCGCAGCCAAGAAGAAGCAAGAAGAGGCTGCAGTTCGCAACGCCGAGCGTGAATCGAAAAAGGTCGCGGTCGAAGCGTAG
- a CDS encoding protease pro-enzyme activation domain-containing protein encodes MKTSLLARAFAFALASSLFAACGGGGGGGTTSSIPQTTNGGGQNTVPGSLQDFSWGASLLQNAHQIGPAQFNQMSVDVMVNPQNAQGLLQYAQEVANPGSGLYRHFLTPEQIGQQFGASQNDVTAAEAYFQKYNLGVGTWPQHLLMVVTGKQADLEAAFGTKFGVFQGQGGNQFIAPESAPHFAQVVPIAAVVGLVNEHLNRTFFLRPGNGSYFGEHPAQIARAFDYTGAYSKSFTGAGINIGIIGTGGISPADYPAFAAATGAKMAPITLVPAVAQTPSAQNNNTGTGAFDDPTGLSTPPAVTAPCSGGSATFPTASCNPEDGEAQLDTEQAASLAPGANVLFYLAFNHNDCLGGGCPPGAIGLQGLYLTDDEIQQAIADNTADVITMSYGLGDPDALGYYFNTSGVGVGPLEFAALAAEGIAAFASSGDNGAYNCSTLNAKNQAVPTAQMCANYPATDPSVVAIGGVNYPMDNAGNLVAGQQITAWASNTTASGDGFFDNSAGSGGGPSGTFAAPPWQAAIPAITAMTGGLRGTPDISMLADPNTGPFLLMNGGFAGFEAQGASGGTSAASPEFAAAWALVLQACKQNAACAAGGTGPHPYRLGNPAGLLYKIYAANGSYAAPSAFYDITAGSNSVSNQGTIQPGFSAGPGYDQVTGVGVPFVGYLINQALTTAGGTSPSVP; translated from the coding sequence GTGAAGACTTCATTACTAGCACGGGCGTTCGCCTTCGCGCTCGCCTCCTCGCTCTTCGCGGCATGCGGCGGCGGCGGCGGTGGCGGAACGACGTCGTCTATTCCGCAGACCACCAACGGCGGCGGACAAAATACCGTCCCGGGATCGCTCCAAGACTTTAGTTGGGGAGCCTCGTTGCTCCAAAACGCACACCAAATCGGTCCGGCGCAATTCAATCAGATGTCGGTCGATGTGATGGTCAACCCGCAGAACGCCCAAGGGTTACTGCAATACGCCCAGGAGGTAGCGAATCCGGGCTCCGGCCTATACCGTCACTTCCTGACTCCGGAACAAATCGGACAGCAGTTCGGGGCGTCGCAAAACGATGTCACCGCGGCTGAGGCGTATTTCCAGAAGTACAACCTGGGGGTTGGGACGTGGCCTCAGCATCTGCTGATGGTCGTTACCGGCAAACAAGCCGATCTCGAAGCCGCATTCGGTACGAAGTTCGGCGTCTTCCAGGGCCAGGGCGGGAACCAATTCATCGCGCCGGAATCGGCACCGCACTTCGCGCAGGTGGTTCCGATCGCCGCCGTCGTGGGACTGGTGAACGAGCACTTGAATCGCACGTTCTTCCTGCGCCCCGGTAACGGTTCGTATTTCGGAGAACATCCGGCGCAGATCGCTCGGGCTTTCGATTATACCGGCGCCTACTCGAAATCGTTCACTGGAGCCGGAATCAATATCGGTATCATCGGCACGGGCGGCATCTCGCCTGCTGATTACCCGGCCTTCGCCGCGGCAACCGGTGCGAAGATGGCGCCGATTACGCTGGTTCCGGCGGTCGCCCAAACCCCGAGCGCGCAGAACAACAACACCGGCACGGGCGCCTTTGACGATCCAACCGGATTGTCGACTCCTCCGGCCGTAACGGCACCGTGCTCCGGCGGCAGTGCCACATTCCCAACGGCGTCGTGTAATCCTGAGGATGGCGAAGCCCAGCTCGACACCGAGCAAGCCGCTTCGCTTGCCCCCGGTGCGAACGTACTGTTCTATCTCGCGTTCAATCACAACGATTGCTTGGGTGGCGGCTGCCCGCCGGGAGCGATTGGGCTTCAGGGCCTCTACTTAACCGACGACGAAATTCAGCAAGCGATCGCCGATAATACAGCCGACGTTATCACCATGAGCTACGGCCTAGGCGACCCGGATGCTCTCGGATATTATTTCAACACTTCGGGTGTAGGCGTAGGACCGCTCGAGTTCGCGGCGCTCGCCGCGGAGGGCATCGCGGCGTTTGCCTCGTCGGGAGACAACGGCGCATATAACTGCTCTACGCTTAACGCGAAGAACCAGGCAGTTCCCACGGCCCAGATGTGTGCAAACTACCCCGCGACCGACCCATCGGTTGTCGCAATCGGCGGCGTCAATTATCCGATGGATAATGCCGGGAACCTCGTTGCGGGCCAGCAGATCACTGCATGGGCGAGCAATACGACCGCGAGCGGCGACGGATTCTTCGATAACTCTGCGGGCTCGGGCGGCGGCCCCTCAGGGACGTTCGCGGCGCCTCCGTGGCAAGCGGCGATCCCAGCCATCACGGCAATGACGGGGGGGCTTCGTGGAACCCCTGACATCTCGATGTTGGCCGACCCGAACACCGGGCCGTTCCTCTTGATGAACGGCGGATTCGCCGGATTTGAAGCGCAAGGCGCTTCGGGCGGCACCAGTGCCGCTTCGCCGGAGTTTGCCGCGGCATGGGCTCTCGTGCTCCAGGCCTGCAAACAAAACGCGGCGTGCGCTGCCGGTGGAACCGGCCCGCACCCGTATCGTCTCGGCAATCCGGCCGGCTTGCTCTACAAGATCTACGCGGCAAACGGCTCCTACGCGGCGCCGTCGGCGTTCTACGACATCACCGCCGGGTCCAATAGCGTGAGCAACCAAGGTACGATTCAACCCGGCTTCTCGGCCGGTCCGGGATACGACCAGGTCACCGGCGTCGGCGTGCCGTTCGTCGGATACCTGATCAACCAGGCCCTTACTACTGCGGGTGGCACGAGTCCGAGCGTTCCGTAA
- a CDS encoding RNA polymerase sigma factor: MEEVYLAVRDSAAVNARIELLVRDYQTRIARYLRRMVGDSEVALDLTQEVFLAAFRMLKQHPERPLTAGWLYKTATNGAISHLRRKKIVRMIPLERDHDTRSWRIDEQSAVSVDLQAAIGQLPPEQASAVLLTSYAGYSSQEAAAVLGTSADAVRQRVCRAMKTLRSIMTEQ; this comes from the coding sequence ATGGAGGAGGTCTACCTCGCAGTTCGCGATAGCGCGGCCGTAAACGCACGGATCGAGCTGTTGGTGCGCGACTATCAAACCCGAATCGCTCGCTACCTGCGGCGAATGGTCGGGGATAGCGAGGTTGCGCTCGACCTCACTCAGGAAGTATTTTTGGCGGCATTTCGGATGCTCAAGCAACACCCGGAGCGGCCGCTGACCGCGGGCTGGCTCTATAAGACGGCAACGAATGGCGCGATCTCGCATTTACGGCGGAAGAAAATCGTGCGCATGATCCCGCTGGAGCGCGATCACGACACGAGAAGTTGGCGGATCGACGAGCAGAGCGCGGTCTCCGTGGATCTCCAGGCGGCAATCGGGCAACTGCCACCCGAACAAGCCAGCGCCGTGCTCTTAACGAGCTACGCCGGATACTCCTCGCAAGAAGCGGCAGCAGTACTTGGCACTTCGGCCGATGCGGTGCGTCAACGCGTGTGTCGCGCGATGAAGACGCTGCGGTCGATCATGACGGAGCAATAA
- a CDS encoding TonB family protein, with protein sequence MVRNVCERAEILAGAIALGEATDSERAEYRGHVASCASCIESLGGEREIERVMAGVARARDMETWEPVIAPPWHVAARSRNRAWRMGAMAAGIALVASVGVHAFVAYGLGAAKPTPVNPIVIDYDGQHLTLERRVPVTKHAAVLKARSAHMVVVHNVIHLEAPRTAVVGESARKPEPPAIHVVRTVIAQTTVAASNIPIWRRDPAGAANANAAASAQVPPPLEHRAESMAVAAPPTIREVEPVGGDAAIDPVPPMIAYAEGANGTTAFELAVDGRGIPTKCTITKASGYLVLDHAVCKAAMKARFLPREINGRGVPSTYRDAFTFRSNGND encoded by the coding sequence GTGGTTCGGAACGTCTGCGAGCGCGCCGAGATTTTGGCCGGTGCGATCGCATTAGGAGAAGCTACCGATAGCGAGCGCGCGGAGTACCGCGGGCACGTCGCGTCGTGCGCGTCGTGCATCGAAAGCCTGGGCGGCGAGCGCGAGATCGAACGCGTGATGGCCGGCGTCGCGCGCGCTCGCGATATGGAAACGTGGGAGCCGGTTATCGCTCCGCCGTGGCACGTTGCGGCGCGCTCGCGCAATCGGGCGTGGCGGATGGGCGCGATGGCCGCAGGCATCGCACTGGTGGCATCGGTCGGCGTCCATGCGTTCGTGGCGTACGGCCTGGGTGCGGCCAAACCCACGCCCGTCAATCCGATCGTCATCGACTACGACGGCCAACATTTGACGCTGGAGCGTCGCGTGCCGGTAACCAAACACGCGGCGGTACTCAAGGCACGCTCGGCGCACATGGTCGTGGTGCATAACGTGATTCATCTGGAAGCGCCGCGCACCGCCGTCGTCGGTGAGAGCGCGCGCAAGCCCGAGCCGCCTGCCATACACGTCGTCCGCACCGTCATCGCGCAAACCACCGTTGCGGCTTCGAATATTCCCATTTGGCGGCGCGATCCGGCCGGCGCTGCGAATGCCAATGCCGCCGCTTCGGCGCAGGTGCCGCCCCCGTTGGAACACCGAGCGGAGTCGATGGCCGTAGCCGCGCCCCCGACGATTCGCGAAGTGGAACCGGTCGGCGGCGATGCAGCCATCGATCCGGTGCCGCCGATGATTGCATACGCGGAGGGCGCCAACGGAACCACGGCGTTCGAACTCGCGGTGGACGGCCGCGGAATCCCTACGAAGTGCACGATTACCAAGGCATCGGGCTATCTCGTGCTGGATCACGCGGTCTGCAAGGCGGCGATGAAAGCGCGGTTTTTACCGCGCGAGATCAACGGACGCGGCGTCCCCAGCACGTATCGCGACGCATTCACGTTTCGTTCGAACGGTAACGATTAG
- a CDS encoding c-type cytochrome: MAGCAHHAAVRSLTAAVDQRSAAPTDSSGSRGGRVFAMQCAMCHGSDGGGGPVGPSLRGERTRKSLAAVIAAIKHPTPPMPKLFPGTLTAQDVADLGAYVQSL, encoded by the coding sequence ATGGCCGGCTGCGCGCATCATGCCGCGGTGCGTTCCTTGACTGCGGCAGTGGACCAGCGTTCGGCCGCGCCGACGGATTCGAGCGGCTCGCGCGGTGGCCGCGTCTTCGCGATGCAGTGCGCGATGTGTCACGGATCCGACGGCGGCGGAGGCCCGGTGGGCCCGTCGCTGCGCGGCGAACGAACGCGCAAGAGCCTCGCCGCCGTCATCGCAGCCATCAAGCACCCGACCCCGCCGATGCCGAAGCTCTTCCCGGGAACGCTCACCGCGCAAGATGTCGCCGATCTCGGCGCATACGTGCAAAGCCTGTGA
- a CDS encoding deoxyribodipyrimidine photo-lyase — MDAPFIFRFTRDLRLDDHAGLVAAASHGPILPVLVIDRALEASLSHSARRAAFYCAAVHALDASLRERGSRLIVRRGPLGASLRNVARASGAGGVAWGASYDGAGIQGDERLQSDLEEAGLRAAIVHDAPAIGPEDIVQARAAHEGAGYRAFAPYFDLWRTIEVASYEVPLFVRFARSDLQSEPLPAPNEFGAAERAIEAGAGVARDALRSFLQDSVTQYALTMNVPSEDRTSHLSAHLSFGTISARSVVRATNARAEDPFLLAEERASIKLFLRSLAQRDFFLQLSWFHPHTQNEPLQEKMAEFTFARTHEGLDAWRGGRTGFPLVDAGIRQLHETGWMHPHVRAVAASFCCFDLGVDWRVGRDEWDRWTIEDDRALATGNWQWVAGVGADMAQYPRIYNPERQRRRFDPTGAYVKRFVPELAQRPLATWGVRDERQLTLDLFATAAYPSPILDHEAAARAFLTRYRAHLAILPEDARRANR, encoded by the coding sequence GTGGACGCTCCGTTCATCTTTCGGTTTACGCGCGATCTGCGGCTCGACGACCATGCGGGGTTGGTTGCCGCGGCGTCGCACGGGCCGATTCTGCCGGTCCTGGTGATCGATCGGGCGCTCGAAGCGTCCTTGAGCCACTCGGCGCGCCGCGCGGCATTCTATTGCGCGGCCGTTCACGCGCTGGACGCGAGCCTGCGCGAGCGAGGCAGCCGGCTGATCGTGCGGCGCGGCCCGTTGGGCGCGAGCCTGCGTAATGTAGCGCGGGCGTCGGGAGCCGGAGGCGTCGCGTGGGGCGCATCGTATGACGGCGCCGGCATCCAGGGCGACGAACGGCTCCAGTCGGACCTGGAAGAGGCGGGGTTGCGGGCGGCGATCGTGCACGACGCGCCGGCGATCGGCCCGGAAGACATCGTGCAGGCCCGCGCGGCGCACGAAGGTGCGGGGTACCGCGCCTTCGCCCCGTACTTCGACTTGTGGCGCACGATCGAGGTTGCGTCGTACGAGGTGCCGCTCTTCGTGCGCTTCGCCCGCAGCGATCTGCAGAGCGAACCGCTGCCGGCCCCCAACGAGTTTGGAGCTGCGGAGCGCGCGATCGAGGCGGGCGCCGGAGTTGCCCGGGACGCGCTGCGTTCGTTTCTGCAAGATTCCGTCACGCAGTATGCGTTGACGATGAACGTCCCCAGCGAAGATCGTACTTCGCATCTCTCCGCGCATTTGTCGTTTGGAACCATCTCGGCACGGTCGGTCGTCCGGGCGACCAACGCGCGTGCCGAGGATCCGTTCTTGCTCGCCGAGGAGCGGGCATCGATCAAACTGTTTTTGCGGTCGCTCGCGCAACGCGATTTCTTCTTACAGCTCTCGTGGTTTCACCCGCACACGCAGAACGAGCCGCTCCAGGAAAAAATGGCAGAATTCACATTCGCTCGCACGCACGAAGGCTTGGACGCTTGGCGCGGGGGCCGCACGGGGTTTCCGCTCGTCGACGCCGGGATCCGGCAGTTGCACGAAACGGGGTGGATGCATCCGCACGTCCGCGCGGTTGCCGCGTCGTTCTGTTGCTTCGATTTGGGCGTGGATTGGCGCGTGGGGCGTGATGAGTGGGATCGCTGGACCATCGAGGACGACCGGGCGCTAGCGACCGGTAATTGGCAATGGGTCGCCGGCGTCGGGGCCGATATGGCGCAGTATCCGCGCATCTATAATCCCGAACGTCAAAGGCGCCGGTTCGATCCAACCGGCGCCTATGTGAAGCGTTTCGTTCCCGAACTCGCGCAACGTCCGCTCGCAACCTGGGGCGTTCGCGACGAGCGCCAACTCACGCTCGATTTATTTGCCACGGCCGCCTATCCGTCGCCGATTCTCGATCACGAGGCGGCGGCGCGTGCGTTTCTAACGCGCTATCGCGCGCACCTGGCTATTTTACCGGAAGACGCTCGTCGAGCCAATCGCTGA
- a CDS encoding DUF4870 domain-containing protein has translation METRYAMDCFFHSNVPSVAPCTDCGKPICATCRSAQGTCPSCRLAQKIDAAAGSRERIAGEVPPRRQTPPPPGPPQQPTVTVTQSVAVNHDDPVESRALIALGFPLWPLALLGLFDRKQSPYLRRQTYNALGFNIGIWAFGAVLTLLANVPGLGISASILLPFLVPLFLVASVFFGIKVWHGDDVRVPIVSDWLDERLPVK, from the coding sequence ATGGAGACCAGATACGCCATGGACTGCTTCTTCCACAGTAATGTCCCGTCGGTTGCGCCGTGCACCGACTGCGGGAAACCCATCTGCGCCACGTGCCGCAGCGCGCAGGGGACGTGTCCTAGCTGCCGCCTCGCGCAAAAGATCGATGCCGCCGCGGGAAGCCGCGAGCGCATCGCCGGCGAGGTGCCTCCCCGCCGTCAAACGCCGCCGCCGCCCGGGCCGCCGCAGCAGCCCACCGTCACGGTCACGCAGTCGGTCGCCGTCAACCACGACGACCCGGTCGAATCGCGCGCATTGATCGCGCTCGGGTTTCCGCTCTGGCCGCTGGCGCTACTGGGACTCTTCGACCGCAAGCAGTCGCCCTATCTGCGCCGGCAAACGTACAACGCGCTCGGGTTCAACATCGGCATTTGGGCCTTCGGCGCAGTGCTGACGTTGCTCGCGAACGTTCCCGGGCTCGGGATTTCGGCGTCGATCCTGCTGCCATTCCTGGTGCCGCTCTTCCTGGTTGCCAGCGTCTTCTTCGGCATCAAAGTGTGGCACGGCGATGACGTTCGAGTGCCGATCGTCAGCGATTGGCTCGACGAGCGTCTTCCGGTAAAATAG